agaaaaaatatttaaaaGTGGCAAACCAAAAGTGTGAAATGCCACAAGCAGGGTCACACATGGAAACCGCACTCAGTGATTATCAAGGAAGTTGAAATAGAACATATAATCCCTTTTATTTTAGAAATAAACGATATACCCCAGGAATCCTCTGAGACACACCATAGACAGGCAATGTGTTAATCATATCAAATATGTTTACAGCTAGGTAAGATTGCAAAGCAAGAAACCAATTTTATTCAGGAACGAATATGATAGGGGTGTAAATACCTTTTCTCCCGAGGGGAGAATCTTTCAGGTGGAATATGCCCTAGGGGCCATTAAACTTGGAAGTACAGCACTTGCAATCGCAACTAAAGAAGGCGTCATTTTTGCGTCTGAACACCGTGTAAATTCACCGCTAATGGAATCGGTTTCATTGGAAAAAATAATGGAAATCGACACTCACATCGGATGCACAATGAGTGGTCTAATTGCAGACGCTCGCACGCTAATTGACCATGGCCGCTTGGAGTGTGCAAACCATAGATTTGTATACAATGAACCTTTGGCTATAAGGTCCTGTGTTGAGTCAATAGCGGATATGGCTCTCGACTTCTCAGGTAGTGCTTTTTTCCAGAGCCGTTATTTtatgtagatatatttgataCAAGAAAAAAGAAAACCATGAGTAGACCTTTTGGTGTTGCGCTACTGGTAGGCGGAATCGACATAGATGGCCCCTCTATTTGGTGTGTCGACCCCTCTGGGACCAGTATCAAATATAAAGCATCGGCAATAGGTTCTGCTCAGGAAGGTGCGGAATCCGTACTACAAGAAAGATATAGAGATGATATGAGTTTCAGAGGTGAGTAAAAGGGGAATGTgtgaacatatatagatgCCGAGCTGCTTGTACTGGAAGTACTCCGCCAGGTTATGAAAGATCAGATGACGACTAAAAACATTGAAATGGCTCGCATAAAAATTCATGACAGACAATTCAGGGAATATACAGAGGATGAAATTGGTGAAATTATTCAAGATTTACCACAAATGGAGAATATGTAATCCTAATAATAGTACAATGAGACACAAATGAGACACGATTAATGTGCCGAGCCAAACATACCGTATCACATAATAAAATGGGCTGCTGTATTAGTAGGGCGCCAAAATTAAATAAAGGCGAATCTCTTTCAGTGGCGGCAAAGGATAATTATAGCGTAAAACCGTAAGTTTTTTCTGGGTTTTCAGGGATATGGCCGTTCACCACACGTTCATTATTCACATTTCTTACAATCACGTATAAAAGTTTTAACTAACTGTTTACTGTTTCgtcaaatatatactaacatCCAATAAGAATTATTTGTTGCATACAGACATGATTTATGGTTCACTCCTGTATTATATGCAATCACAAGGGGAAACATTGTCAGACCATGcggttatatatatatatatatatatatatatatatatatacaataataTATCTTTCATGCGTAACGCTGTTTCATGATGCCTTTAATATATGCTTTACAGAAAACCTGGAGACATATCACCACGAGCTACTGAAGACGTCGAGATAAAACAGCAGGTCGTTAAAGAGGAGCTGCCATCTAACGTAAAGGTGATAAATGTGAAGAGTCCAGTgaataaaaacaatgcGGACAAGGTGCAACGCCGAGTTATCGCTGTATCGTCAACGTTTGGCGATATACCAATACGCAAATCAAATAACATATCAGAAAAGGGTTGGTGGGAACGGGATGAACCTGATGAATTAAAAAACACGATTAAGAAACCGAGTGATGTGGAG
This is a stretch of genomic DNA from Babesia bovis T2Bo chromosome 1, whole genome shotgun sequence. It encodes these proteins:
- a CDS encoding putative proteasome alpha 5 subunit; its protein translation is MFTARNEYDRGVNTFSPEGRIFQVEYALGAIKLGSTALAIATKEGVIFASEHRVNSPLMESVSLEKIMEIDTHIGCTMSGLIADARTLIDHGRLECANHRFVYNEPLAIRSCVESIADMALDFSDIFDTRKKKTMSRPFGVALLVGGIDIDGPSIWCVDPSGTSIKYKASAIGSAQEGAESVLQERYRDDMSFRDAELLVLEVLRQVMKDQMTTKNIEMARIKIHDRQFREYTEDEIGEIIQDLPQMENM